A stretch of Hydractinia symbiolongicarpus strain clone_291-10 chromosome 9, HSymV2.1, whole genome shotgun sequence DNA encodes these proteins:
- the LOC130656369 gene encoding alpha-soluble NSF attachment protein-like encodes MADEERANAMMAEAQKRLESSKSFFGKMFGAHSKLEEACDLYIRAGNSYKMAKKWSAAGNAFGEAAKVQLNHLQVKHDAASQYVEAANCYRKADFQEAINCLELAIEIFTEMGRFSIAAKHHVTIAEIYESNVMDVEKAIIHFTQAADYYKGEESSSSANKCLLKVAMYSAQQENYIKAISIYEEVAAVSLESSLLKYSAREYLFKSSLCQMCVDMATAESAIEKYCHMFPAFEDSREMKLLQKLMEAHKEESADNFTEAVREYDAISRLDQWYTTILLRIKNTLSDGDMDLR; translated from the exons atggctgacGAAGAGAGAGCCAATGCCATGATGGCTGAAGCACAGAAAAGATTGGAATCATCCAAATCCTTTTTTGGTAAGATGTTTGG AGCACATTCTAAGCTGGAGGAGGCTTGTGATCTTTATATACGTGCTGGTAACTCATATAAAATGGCGAAAAAGTGGAGTG CTGCAGGAAATGCATTTGGTGAAGCTGCAAAGGTACAGTTAAATCATTTGCAAGTTAAACACGACGCAGCTTCGCAATACGTTGAGGCAGCTAATTGTTACCGAAAAGCAGATTTCCAGG AGGCAATAAACTGTTTAGAACTAGCTATCGAGATATTCACAGAGATG ggGAGGTTCTCAATAGCAGCCAAGCATCATGTTACTATAGCTGAAATATACGAGTCCAACGTTATGGACGTTGAAAAG GCTATTATTCATTTCACCCAAGCTGCAGATTATTACAAAGGTGAAGAATCTAGCAG ctCTGCAAACAAGTGTTTACTAAAAGTAGCCATGTATTCAGCACAACAGGAAAATTATATAAAAGCTATTAGTATTTATGAAGAG GTAGCTGCAGTTTCTTTGGagagttcactgttaaaatataGCGCACGAGAATACCTCTTTAAATCATCGTTATGTCAGATGTGTGTAGACATGGCTACCGCGGAAAGTGCTATTGAGAAATACTGCCACATGTTTCCAGCTTTTGAAGATTCGAGAGAAATGAAACTACTCCAG AAATTAATGGAAGCACACAAAGAAGAAAGCGCTGATAACTTCACAGAAGCT GTACGTGAATACGATGCTATCTCTCGTCTCGATCAATGGTACACGACTATATTACTTAGGATAAAGAATACACTGAGTGATGGGGATATGGATTTACGCTAA
- the LOC130657578 gene encoding uncharacterized protein LOC130657578: MASKMALLFLTLLICIVCISKGEILRLSECNKFYAVFDVVFNNFLLINTTYSLVRNVELNRCLIICMQYPKCKSFSYMFHHSQCRIHHSTRTDTGSNLQKENGWTHYETNENATNVGPVCEERKPCKCGKCVDTCDETGFKCEGDWILLKRNVCFGARANKFGTFKVQHDTVLTDIKLVHVGGPGLTCEENMPLTKWGCEHNSDYIDGNVAAVITDDQNNLLYPSMDDYAGRGFFTVPGYNANSPYLIFDATSHTVYKGQELRLHYGEAWASDGYPFNNSGESCADIYAKLCDE; this comes from the exons ATGGCATCAAAAATGGCGCTCTTATTTTTAACACTGTTGATATGTATTGTATGTATTAGCAAAGGAGAGATACTACGATTGTCTGAATGCAACAAGTTTTATGCTGTCTTTGATGTTGTATTCAACAATTTTCTACTGATAAATACGACATATTCTTTGGTTAGAAACGTCGAGCTGAATAGATGCTTGATCATATGCATGCAATATCCAAAATGCAAATCATTCAGCTACATGTTTCATCACTCACAATGCCGAATACACCATTCCACTAGAACTGACACTGGAAGTAACTTACAAAAGGAAAATGGATGGACACACTATGAAACCAATGAGAATGCAACGAAC gtcgGCCCAGTTTGTGAAGAAAGAAAACCATGCAAATGTGGGAAATGTGTGGATACATGTGATGAGACAGGCTTCAAATGTGAGG gtgATTGGATTTTATTGAAACGCAATGTCTGCTTTGGAGCACGTGCAAACAAGTTTGGAACATTTAAAGTACAACATGACACAGTATTGACAGACATAAAATTGGTACATGTTGGTGGACCTGGTCTAACGTGCGAAGAAAACATGCCACTAACAAAGTGGGGTTGTGAGCACAATAGCGATTATATTGATGGAAATGTTGCGGCTGTCATTACAGATGATCAAAACAACCTACTTTATCCATCTATGGATGATTATGCCGGTCGTGGATTCTTTACTGTACCAGGCTACAACGCCAACTCACCCTATCTCATCTTTGATGCAACAAGTCACACTGTTTACAAAGGACAGGAGCTTAGATTGCATTATGGTGAAGCTTGGGCGTCTGATGGATACCCCTTTAATAACAGTGGTGAATCATGTGCAGATATTTATGCGAAATTGTGTgacgaataa